A portion of the Corynebacterium occultum genome contains these proteins:
- a CDS encoding AbgT family transporter codes for MSTKEQDAAGSSAADVKAGKAGEGHRSLGERFLDGVERVGNKLPEPFALFLILFLITGVISTVMEWLDVSVQVPGSDEELAINGLFTGEGMVWLTTMLGENYIGFPPLVTVLPIMLGVGIAERTGMLSALIRKLFGSAKKWILPYAVGVVGVTASVMADAAWVVVPPLAAMVFKAAGRHPVAGLVGGFAAVGAGYSTSLFPTSLDALFAGITNAVMDSLPDLEYTVVNPLSNYYFNIASALVLGVICGFIIDRVLEPRMVKQNVPTEESLEDEDASQRGDRDEQGNELSTTLSKEESRGLVASLVAALILTVVFVAVVLLPGSPWRNEAGGFLPESPALDSIVFVVFAYFIVLGLVYGFYTGTIKSSTDVVDMMMSALKDMLSFLVLAFILGQFVALFSWTGIGTWTAVQGAAGLEAIGLTGFPAILAFIILASCLNLLIISGSGMWTLMATVFVPMFALIGYEPSFVQAAFRVGDSATQIMTPLNPFMIVMLAMLRRYEPEAGLGTLMSRLVPFVIPFWIAWVILLAVWFFVDLPLGPGSAIFLS; via the coding sequence ATGAGCACCAAAGAGCAGGATGCGGCTGGCAGCAGCGCTGCCGATGTGAAGGCGGGGAAAGCGGGGGAGGGCCACCGCTCCCTGGGTGAACGTTTTCTTGACGGGGTGGAGCGGGTGGGCAATAAGCTCCCCGAACCTTTCGCTCTCTTCCTCATCCTCTTCCTGATCACGGGTGTCATCTCGACGGTCATGGAGTGGCTGGATGTCAGCGTCCAGGTGCCTGGTTCCGATGAGGAACTGGCGATCAACGGACTCTTCACCGGTGAGGGCATGGTCTGGCTGACCACCATGCTCGGTGAGAACTACATCGGGTTCCCGCCCCTGGTGACGGTCCTGCCGATCATGCTGGGTGTGGGTATCGCGGAGCGCACCGGCATGCTTTCGGCGCTGATCCGGAAACTCTTCGGCTCGGCGAAGAAGTGGATCCTGCCCTATGCGGTGGGTGTGGTCGGGGTGACGGCCTCGGTGATGGCTGATGCCGCCTGGGTGGTTGTTCCACCCCTGGCCGCCATGGTGTTCAAGGCCGCCGGGCGTCACCCCGTGGCCGGGTTGGTCGGTGGTTTCGCGGCTGTGGGTGCGGGTTACTCCACCTCTTTGTTCCCGACCAGCCTGGATGCCCTCTTCGCGGGCATCACCAATGCGGTGATGGATTCCCTGCCGGACCTGGAGTACACGGTGGTCAACCCGCTCTCCAACTACTACTTCAACATCGCCTCCGCCCTGGTGCTGGGCGTCATCTGTGGTTTCATCATCGACCGGGTGCTGGAACCACGCATGGTCAAGCAGAACGTCCCCACCGAGGAGTCCCTGGAAGATGAGGATGCCTCCCAGCGTGGGGACCGTGATGAACAGGGCAATGAGCTTTCCACCACCCTGAGCAAGGAGGAGTCCCGGGGCCTGGTCGCCTCCCTGGTGGCGGCGCTGATCCTGACCGTGGTCTTCGTGGCCGTGGTGCTGTTGCCGGGATCCCCCTGGCGCAATGAGGCGGGTGGTTTTCTGCCGGAGTCCCCGGCACTGGACTCCATTGTTTTCGTGGTCTTCGCCTATTTCATCGTCCTCGGCCTGGTCTACGGTTTCTACACCGGCACCATCAAGTCCTCCACTGATGTGGTGGACATGATGATGAGCGCGCTGAAGGACATGCTCAGTTTCCTGGTGCTGGCTTTCATCCTCGGCCAGTTCGTGGCTCTCTTCTCCTGGACCGGCATCGGCACCTGGACGGCGGTGCAGGGTGCGGCCGGCCTGGAGGCGATCGGGCTCACCGGCTTCCCGGCGATCCTGGCCTTCATCATCCTGGCCAGTTGCCTGAACCTGCTGATCATCTCCGGTTCCGGCATGTGGACCCTGATGGCCACGGTCTTCGTGCCGATGTTCGCCCTGATCGGCTATGAACCCTCCTTTGTGCAGGCTGCCTTCCGGGTCGGTGATTCCGCCACCCAGATCATGACCCCGCTGAACCCCTTCATGATCGTGATGCTGGCCATGCTGCGGCGCTATGAGCCGGAAGCCGGCCTGGGCACCCTGATGTCCCGCCTGGTGCCCTTCGTGATTCCCTTCTGGATCGCCTGGGTGATTCTGCTGGCCGTCTGGTTCTTCGTGGACCTGCCCCTGGGCCCGGGTT
- a CDS encoding type 1 glutamine amidotransferase domain-containing protein encodes MTDLSNRKVAVIAMDGFEDSELTSPVEAVRGAGATVTIISPKAGTIEGKNGTSVKVDLESAQADAGDFDALILPGGTSNADKLRMDEAAVKFVQDIFAAGKPTGVICHGGWILTDADVLKGRTLTSFRSLKTDLQNAGATWVDEEVHCDQGLVSSRTPDDLPAFNEKILEEFAEGQH; translated from the coding sequence ATGACTGATCTGAGCAATCGCAAGGTAGCCGTTATCGCCATGGACGGTTTCGAGGATTCCGAGCTGACCAGCCCGGTGGAGGCGGTACGTGGTGCAGGTGCCACCGTCACCATCATCTCCCCCAAGGCGGGCACGATCGAGGGCAAGAACGGCACCTCCGTCAAGGTGGATCTGGAATCCGCCCAGGCAGATGCGGGTGATTTTGATGCCCTCATCCTTCCCGGTGGAACCTCCAACGCAGACAAGCTACGCATGGACGAGGCAGCCGTGAAGTTTGTGCAGGACATCTTCGCCGCCGGCAAGCCCACCGGGGTGATCTGCCACGGAGGTTGGATCCTGACCGATGCCGATGTCCTGAAGGGCCGTACCCTCACCTCCTTCCGCAGCCTCAAAACCGACCTGCAGAACGCCGGGGCCACCTGGGTTGATGAGGAGGTCCACTGCGATCAGGGCTTGGTCTCCTCCCGCACCCCGGATGATCTGCCCGCCTTCAATGAGAAGATCCTCGAGGAATTCGCCGAAGGCCAGCACTAG
- a CDS encoding nucleosidase: MDIIDGAPLLVCATEEEARYAPADLPLLITGMGTVACAVRLTRALTQAEGEGRKPSRLVNFGTAGALKNGLNGIFEISSVYKHDFDSDILEQITAKPCPNRMLVEVSGSFPTARLATGDRFVNDSELRTRLAGNADLVEMEGAIVAWIGREYDIPVTLLKQVSDRADEEAPKSWAAAVDAGAMELGKALLKVVR, translated from the coding sequence ATGGACATTATCGACGGTGCCCCGCTCCTGGTCTGTGCCACTGAGGAAGAGGCACGCTACGCCCCGGCGGACTTACCGCTTCTGATCACCGGGATGGGGACCGTCGCCTGCGCAGTCCGGCTCACCCGTGCCCTCACCCAGGCGGAAGGTGAGGGACGCAAACCCTCCCGCCTGGTTAACTTCGGCACTGCCGGGGCCCTGAAGAACGGGCTCAACGGTATTTTCGAGATCTCCTCGGTGTACAAGCATGATTTTGACAGCGATATCCTGGAGCAGATCACCGCCAAGCCCTGCCCCAACCGGATGTTGGTGGAGGTCAGTGGGTCTTTCCCCACTGCCCGCCTGGCCACCGGTGACCGTTTTGTCAATGACTCTGAGCTGCGGACCAGGTTGGCGGGGAATGCCGATCTGGTGGAGATGGAGGGCGCCATCGTTGCCTGGATCGGCCGGGAGTACGACATCCCGGTGACCCTGCTCAAGCAGGTCAGTGATCGGGCTGATGAAGAGGCCCCGAAGAGTTGGGCGGCTGCGGTGGATGCCGGGGCGATGGAGCTGGGCAAGGCCCTGCTCAAGGTGGTGCGTTAA
- a CDS encoding sulfite exporter TauE/SafE family protein, with protein MKTLILIAIAGLAAQLVDGGLGMGFGATSTTILIILAGLGPAQASAVVHTAELGTTLVSGFSHWRFGNVDWKVVVRLAVPGAVGAFLGATLLSNISTEAAAPVTAAILAAIGMNLMWRFSRGKVRREYSGKEYHTGFLAGLGSFGGFVDATGGGGWGPVTTSTLLSLGRTEPRRVVGTVNTAEFLVTAAATLGFAIGMWQDLVDNLAAVAALLIGGTIAAPIAALMVTKLNPAALGGIVGTALVVLNLPKVVGLFGLDDVWVNILRVLIAVIGVGLSILGYRRAKVNASQVDVVTGVSYKPGEDDESDDPEGESPSGKEPEVDADSPVVRARIR; from the coding sequence ATGAAGACACTGATACTCATCGCCATAGCGGGGCTTGCCGCACAGCTCGTCGACGGTGGGCTGGGCATGGGCTTCGGCGCGACCTCCACCACCATCCTGATCATCCTCGCCGGACTGGGCCCCGCCCAGGCCAGTGCTGTGGTGCACACCGCAGAGCTGGGAACCACCCTGGTATCCGGTTTCAGCCACTGGCGTTTCGGCAATGTCGACTGGAAGGTCGTCGTCCGCCTCGCGGTGCCCGGCGCGGTGGGTGCCTTCCTCGGTGCGACTCTGCTCTCCAATATCTCCACTGAGGCGGCTGCCCCGGTCACCGCTGCGATTCTTGCGGCGATCGGCATGAACCTGATGTGGCGTTTTTCGCGGGGCAAGGTCCGCCGGGAGTACTCCGGCAAGGAGTATCACACCGGATTCCTGGCGGGGTTGGGTAGTTTCGGTGGTTTCGTGGATGCCACCGGTGGTGGTGGTTGGGGTCCGGTGACCACTTCCACGCTGCTGTCCCTGGGACGTACGGAGCCCCGCAGGGTGGTGGGTACCGTCAACACCGCCGAGTTCCTGGTCACCGCCGCTGCGACCCTGGGTTTTGCGATCGGGATGTGGCAGGATCTGGTGGATAATCTCGCTGCTGTGGCTGCGCTGCTGATCGGCGGTACCATTGCTGCCCCGATCGCCGCCCTGATGGTGACGAAGCTGAATCCGGCGGCCCTGGGTGGGATTGTGGGTACCGCCCTGGTGGTTCTCAACCTGCCGAAGGTGGTGGGGTTGTTCGGGCTTGATGATGTCTGGGTCAATATTCTCAGGGTGCTCATCGCGGTGATCGGCGTGGGGCTCTCCATCCTGGGTTATCGCCGCGCCAAGGTCAATGCCTCCCAGGTGGATGTGGTCACCGGTGTGTCGTATAAGCCGGGGGAGGATGATGAGTCTGATGATCCGGAGGGGGAATCACCCTCGGGGAAGGAACCTGAGGTGGATGCCGATTCCCCGGTGGTCAGGGCTCGGATCCGTTAG
- a CDS encoding sirohydrochlorin chelatase, which translates to MTALITLSHGSRHQSAEPVVRKLTEAAGSLLGVPTMAAHLDFTAPDLPTAAIQLAAVGETEAVVVPLLFTRAFHARLDVPMVFAEALASSGLQLHLARGLDTGPEVAEVLAAKVQAEAPAGSHVVLYSVGSSNMAANQDVVDLAQDVGRRTGHSIEVLPATGGPGRGGAGLIEISLQHRSVHLLPLFVAEGLLLEKVSTQLEKISLATGATLTASAPLGVDLAGVVVKRYQQAQDTLATSL; encoded by the coding sequence ATGACCGCCTTGATCACGCTTTCGCACGGCTCGCGGCACCAGTCCGCAGAACCCGTGGTCCGGAAATTGACTGAGGCGGCTGGCTCCCTGCTGGGCGTGCCCACCATGGCCGCCCACCTGGACTTCACGGCCCCGGATCTACCCACCGCAGCCATTCAGTTGGCCGCGGTGGGGGAAACCGAGGCTGTGGTGGTGCCCCTGCTGTTCACCCGGGCCTTCCACGCCCGACTCGATGTGCCCATGGTCTTCGCGGAGGCACTGGCCAGCTCCGGCCTGCAACTGCACCTCGCACGTGGGTTGGACACCGGTCCGGAGGTGGCGGAGGTACTGGCCGCGAAGGTTCAGGCTGAAGCCCCGGCCGGTTCCCATGTGGTGCTCTACTCCGTGGGTTCCTCCAATATGGCCGCCAACCAGGATGTCGTCGACCTGGCACAGGATGTCGGCCGCCGGACCGGACACAGCATTGAGGTGCTGCCCGCCACCGGAGGGCCGGGCCGCGGAGGCGCCGGACTCATCGAGATCTCCCTGCAACACCGCAGTGTGCATCTGCTGCCACTGTTCGTCGCCGAGGGACTGCTGTTGGAGAAGGTCAGCACCCAGCTGGAAAAAATCAGCTTGGCGACGGGCGCGACGCTCACCGCCAGCGCCCCGCTCGGCGTGGATCTTGCCGGGGTCGTCGTCAAGCGTTACCAGCAGGCCCAGGACACCCTGGCCACCTCCCTCTAA
- a CDS encoding sulfate adenylyltransferase subunit 1: MTLSTLDTATQKLAHRETLRLCTAGSVDDGKSTFVGRLLHDTKSVLADTLASVERTSADRGFEGLDLSLLVDGLRAEREQGITIDVAYRYFATDKRSFILADTPGHIEYTRNTVTGVSTSQVVVLLVDSRHGVVEQTRRHLNVAALLGVRTVVLAVNKIDLVDFSQEVFRGIESEFTTAASALGVDDVRVVPISALLGDNVVEPSTNMDWYEGPTVLEILESIEVSRGRANDLGFRFPIQYVIREHASDYRGYAGRIDAGEISVGDTVHLGEGRTSTIAGIDSPDGELQTAGPGESVVLRLSSDVDLTRGDLIAGADRPEDVRSFDATVVGLTERSLKAGAPVKVRYGAQLVRGRVSAIERLLDIDGVSDVETPETFGLNDIAHVRIDVASELPVENYAARGAIGSFLLIDQSSGNTLAAGLAGHRLR; this comes from the coding sequence ATGACCCTCTCCACCCTCGACACCGCCACCCAGAAACTGGCACACCGCGAGACCCTGCGCCTGTGCACCGCCGGTTCCGTGGATGACGGCAAGTCCACCTTCGTCGGACGTCTCCTGCACGACACCAAGTCCGTGCTGGCCGACACCCTCGCCTCCGTGGAGCGCACCTCCGCGGACCGCGGCTTCGAAGGCCTGGACCTCTCCCTGCTGGTGGATGGTCTGCGCGCGGAACGCGAGCAGGGCATCACCATCGACGTGGCCTACCGTTACTTCGCCACCGACAAGCGCTCCTTCATCCTCGCCGACACCCCCGGCCACATCGAGTACACCCGTAACACCGTCACCGGTGTCTCCACCTCCCAGGTGGTCGTGCTGCTGGTGGATTCCCGCCACGGCGTGGTCGAGCAGACCCGCCGCCACCTCAACGTCGCCGCCCTGCTGGGTGTGCGCACCGTGGTGCTGGCAGTGAACAAGATCGACCTGGTCGACTTCTCCCAGGAAGTCTTCCGCGGCATCGAGTCCGAGTTCACCACCGCCGCATCCGCACTGGGTGTCGATGATGTCCGCGTCGTCCCGATCTCCGCACTGCTGGGCGATAATGTCGTCGAACCCTCCACCAACATGGACTGGTACGAAGGCCCCACCGTCCTCGAGATCCTCGAGAGCATCGAGGTCTCCCGGGGTCGTGCCAATGACCTGGGCTTCCGTTTCCCCATCCAGTACGTCATCCGGGAGCACGCCTCCGACTACCGGGGTTACGCCGGGCGTATCGATGCCGGTGAGATCAGCGTCGGCGACACCGTCCACCTGGGTGAGGGCCGCACCTCCACCATCGCTGGCATCGACTCCCCGGACGGGGAGCTCCAGACCGCCGGCCCCGGTGAGTCCGTGGTGCTGCGACTGTCCAGTGATGTGGACCTGACCCGCGGTGACCTCATCGCCGGTGCGGACCGCCCCGAGGATGTCCGCAGCTTCGACGCCACCGTCGTCGGCTTGACCGAGCGTTCCCTCAAGGCCGGTGCCCCGGTCAAGGTGCGCTACGGCGCCCAGCTGGTCCGGGGTCGTGTCTCCGCCATCGAGCGGCTGCTCGACATTGACGGTGTCTCCGACGTGGAGACCCCGGAAACCTTCGGTCTCAACGACATCGCCCATGTCCGCATCGACGTCGCCTCCGAACTGCCCGTCGAGAACTACGCAGCCCGCGGCGCGATCGGCTCCTTCCTGCTGATCGACCAGTCCAGCGGCAACACCCTGGCGGCCGGCCTGGCCGGCCACCGCCTGCGTTAG